In one Spirosoma rigui genomic region, the following are encoded:
- a CDS encoding DUF5606 family protein, with product MEALKQIANIAGYSGLYRILKPSRNGVIVESLDEKKAKTMMGPTARVSVLNDISIYVDTDEQSVPLGDVLLAVNEKYGETLTVDPKGSPDELADFMASVVPDYDRDRVRQADIKKLIVWYNILRQHAPEAFEKAAEDVTPADETVATEAEPTAETPAESKDETAA from the coding sequence ATGGAAGCATTAAAACAAATTGCCAACATCGCGGGCTACAGCGGCCTGTATCGGATTCTGAAACCCAGCCGGAACGGCGTTATCGTTGAATCGCTCGACGAGAAAAAAGCCAAGACCATGATGGGTCCAACGGCCCGTGTGTCGGTGTTGAATGATATTTCTATTTACGTGGATACCGATGAACAGTCGGTGCCACTGGGCGACGTACTGCTGGCCGTAAACGAAAAATACGGCGAAACGCTGACCGTCGATCCAAAAGGGTCGCCCGACGAACTGGCCGATTTTATGGCGTCGGTGGTGCCCGATTACGATCGTGACCGGGTACGCCAGGCCGATATTAAGAAACTCATTGTGTGGTATAACATCCTTCGCCAGCACGCCCCGGAAGCTTTCGAGAAAGCGGCCGAGGACGTAACCCCTGCCGACGAGACAGTAGCCACCGAAGCCGAACCAACTGCTGAAACGCCCGCCGAGTCGAAAGACGAAACGGCTGCCTAG
- the yihA gene encoding ribosome biogenesis GTP-binding protein YihA/YsxC codes for MPVKQAEFIVSNSDPALCPAPDRPEYAFIGRSNVGKSSLINMLTGRHSLAKISGKPGKTQLINHFIIDNEWYLVDLPGYGYAQVSKSEREKFAGLINGYLTGRPNLLCIFVLVDARIPPQKIDLDFMTNLGDRELPFVIVFTKTEKLGATKLQAMLDTYRAALLETWAEVPQWFITSAVTATGREEILDFIRPLNDEFKSNERVPVRKLKKE; via the coding sequence ATGCCCGTTAAGCAAGCCGAATTTATAGTCAGTAACTCCGACCCCGCGCTGTGCCCCGCACCCGACCGGCCGGAATATGCCTTTATTGGCCGCTCCAACGTGGGCAAGTCGTCGCTCATCAACATGCTGACGGGCCGTCACTCGCTGGCCAAAATCTCGGGTAAACCCGGAAAAACGCAGCTGATCAACCATTTTATCATCGACAACGAATGGTATCTGGTCGATTTGCCCGGCTATGGCTACGCGCAGGTGAGCAAATCGGAACGGGAAAAGTTTGCCGGTCTGATCAATGGCTACCTTACGGGCCGTCCTAATCTGCTGTGCATTTTCGTGCTGGTCGACGCCCGCATACCGCCCCAGAAAATCGATCTGGACTTCATGACCAACCTGGGTGACCGGGAGCTACCCTTCGTTATCGTGTTTACAAAGACCGAAAAGCTGGGGGCTACCAAGCTGCAGGCCATGCTCGATACCTACCGGGCTGCGCTGCTCGAGACCTGGGCGGAGGTGCCGCAGTGGTTCATCACCTCGGCCGTCACGGCTACCGGGCGCGAAGAAATTCTGGACTTCATCCGGCCCCTGAATGACGAATTTAAATCCAATGAACGAGTGCCAGTCCGGAAGTTGAAAAAGGAATAA
- a CDS encoding thioredoxin family protein: MKKVIWLLTILFVGFGTATTQAVPFGDTKPAPTDDATTGIQFTDAAWKNILKKAKAEKKIIFLDAYASWCGPCKILQKKVFTQKAVGDFYNARFINVKMDMEKGEGPALSQVYPLEAYPTMLYIDSDGRVLKKIIGLQTPEDLIAIGKSVKKP; this comes from the coding sequence ATGAAAAAAGTAATTTGGCTTCTAACCATTCTCTTTGTCGGATTTGGCACAGCAACGACGCAGGCTGTTCCTTTTGGTGACACCAAACCAGCCCCTACCGACGATGCCACCACCGGCATTCAGTTTACTGATGCTGCCTGGAAAAATATTCTCAAGAAGGCAAAAGCCGAAAAGAAGATCATTTTCCTGGATGCTTACGCCAGCTGGTGCGGCCCCTGCAAAATACTTCAGAAAAAAGTGTTTACGCAGAAAGCCGTGGGCGACTTCTACAACGCCCGGTTCATTAACGTGAAAATGGACATGGAAAAAGGCGAAGGTCCCGCCCTCTCGCAGGTTTATCCGCTCGAAGCCTACCCAACCATGCTGTACATTGACAGCGACGGCCGGGTGCTGAAAAAAATCATTGGTCTTCAAACGCCCGAAGACCTTATTGCCATTGGCAAGAGTGTGAAGAAGCCCTGA
- a CDS encoding MraY family glycosyltransferase produces the protein MNTTAYVLTALGLVSAQIGYLRLARYFGIIDRPNDRSSHTGLTTVRGGGIVFFVAELLAFWYSGFAYPFFFLGLCWVALVSFLDDVRPLPGGYRLVAQCVGMALLMYQTGAMDQNGWIVGAWLLVGVGILNAYNFMDGINGMTAWYSLVTVGTLGVWQWQRQPAGEESFLWFALIALLVFSVVNARRQAICFAGDVGSVSMAFIILLPMVELINRTHSYLPVLLLAVYGVDTVLTIGQRLYQRQNIFRAHRQHLYQWLVHRLNWPHLAVSGLYALAQLAINTVVIQAAGWPVGEQWWLAGAIVITLTGVYASLKGYLRNK, from the coding sequence ATGAACACAACGGCTTATGTTCTGACCGCCCTCGGGCTGGTAAGCGCTCAGATCGGCTACTTGCGGCTGGCCCGCTATTTCGGTATCATCGACCGGCCCAATGACCGAAGTTCCCACACCGGTCTTACAACGGTGCGGGGGGGCGGCATCGTGTTTTTTGTGGCTGAATTGTTGGCGTTCTGGTACAGCGGGTTTGCCTATCCGTTTTTTTTTCTGGGGCTCTGTTGGGTGGCGCTGGTCAGTTTCCTGGACGATGTTCGACCGCTGCCGGGTGGCTACCGGTTGGTAGCGCAGTGCGTGGGTATGGCCCTGCTGATGTACCAGACCGGGGCTATGGACCAAAACGGCTGGATTGTGGGGGCTTGGCTGCTGGTGGGGGTTGGCATCCTGAATGCGTATAATTTCATGGACGGTATCAACGGCATGACCGCCTGGTACAGCCTGGTTACGGTAGGGACACTGGGAGTGTGGCAATGGCAGCGGCAACCAGCGGGGGAAGAGTCGTTCCTTTGGTTTGCGTTGATCGCTCTGCTCGTTTTCAGCGTCGTCAACGCGCGCCGACAGGCCATCTGTTTCGCGGGCGACGTAGGCAGCGTATCGATGGCATTCATCATTCTGTTGCCGATGGTTGAGCTTATCAACCGTACCCACAGCTACCTGCCTGTTCTCTTACTGGCAGTCTACGGTGTCGATACGGTACTGACCATTGGCCAGCGACTTTACCAGCGGCAAAATATTTTCCGGGCGCACCGCCAGCACTTGTACCAATGGCTGGTACACCGGCTTAACTGGCCGCATCTGGCGGTGTCGGGCTTGTATGCGCTGGCGCAGCTGGCGATTAATACCGTAGTGATTCAGGCGGCAGGGTGGCCGGTCGGGGAGCAGTGGTGGCTGGCGGGAGCAATAGTGATTACCCTGACAGGGGTATATGCCAGCCTGAAGGGGTATCTCCGGAATAAATAA
- a CDS encoding NAD-dependent epimerase/dehydratase family protein has product MNVLLTGASGFLGSRIYAELTKSHVVTTLGRTPVAQRHITGDLTKRLTSLAHASFDYVVNAAGKAHAVPRTAAEHADYERVNVQGVCRLLAALECMPIRPKAFVHLSTVLVYGRSEGMLLDETTPLAATDVYGLSKARAEEAVREWGYRTGCSIAILRLPLVVAEQPNGNVATLLNAIQRGRYVRIGHGNARRSMVRADDVAALVDRVAGVGGTFNLTDGYHPSVAELEQVLAGYVGRTSAIPSMPLAVARAIATVGDGINALVGRRFPLDTPALQKLTRPLTFSDALARQQLNWHPRPVLALFQ; this is encoded by the coding sequence ATGAATGTGTTGCTGACGGGTGCCTCCGGTTTTCTAGGGAGCCGTATCTATGCCGAACTGACAAAAAGCCACGTAGTGACGACGCTGGGCCGGACGCCCGTGGCGCAACGGCATATTACCGGCGACCTGACCAAACGCCTGACGTCGCTGGCCCATGCTTCCTTCGACTACGTTGTGAATGCCGCCGGAAAGGCACACGCCGTTCCCCGAACGGCGGCCGAGCACGCTGACTACGAACGAGTGAACGTGCAGGGGGTGTGCCGCCTGCTGGCCGCGCTGGAGTGTATGCCCATCCGACCGAAGGCATTTGTTCACCTGAGCACCGTACTGGTCTACGGTCGTTCGGAGGGGATGCTGCTGGACGAAACAACGCCCCTGGCGGCTACCGATGTATATGGGCTGAGTAAGGCCCGTGCGGAGGAAGCCGTTCGGGAGTGGGGGTACCGGACGGGCTGTTCGATAGCGATTCTTCGGCTGCCACTAGTGGTAGCCGAGCAGCCCAATGGTAACGTGGCCACCCTCCTGAACGCCATTCAGCGGGGACGCTACGTGCGAATTGGGCACGGAAACGCCCGCCGGAGTATGGTTCGCGCCGATGACGTGGCGGCTCTCGTTGACCGGGTGGCTGGCGTTGGCGGTACGTTCAACCTGACAGATGGTTACCACCCCAGCGTTGCCGAACTGGAACAGGTGCTGGCGGGCTACGTGGGCCGAACGAGTGCTATCCCGTCGATGCCCCTGGCGGTAGCGCGAGCCATTGCAACCGTAGGAGACGGAATCAACGCGCTGGTGGGACGCCGGTTTCCGCTTGATACGCCGGCGCTGCAGAAGCTGACCCGGCCGCTGACCTTCTCCGATGCCCTGGCCCGGCAGCAGCTCAACTGGCACCCCCGCCCTGTTCTCGCCTTGTTTCAATGA
- a CDS encoding glycosyltransferase family 4 protein: MKILYLTFYFEPDLCAGSFRNTPVVAELARQMGPNDTVHVVTTHPNRYQSFVQTAPDYEERGTVLIDRVRVPAHASGLLDQIRSFIAYYRAAHRITRHQSYDLVVASSSRLFTAFLGARLARRVGAALFLDIRDLFRETILEMLGKGRGFRGLAGQLLQTGLVPVLWAVERYTFGYATHINLVSEGFRTYFSPFRQATYSYFTNGIDDAFMTIPPSEAPLSRSGPKTILYAGNIGEGQGLHIVIPQAARQLGAGYRFVVIGDGGARQKLEEAIQQEGVNTVELRPPVGRHELVQAYRTADYLFVHLNDLDAFKRVLPSKLFEYGATDKPVIAGVAGYAAQFVQTYLPNSLLFMPGDVSSLVTLVRTTPYRLQARPAFVAQFQRRTIVEAMARQIRQTPPPVVAAPELTQSSSFESGVV; encoded by the coding sequence ATGAAGATACTGTACTTAACCTTTTATTTTGAACCAGACCTCTGCGCTGGCTCCTTCCGGAATACACCGGTGGTGGCCGAGCTGGCCCGGCAGATGGGACCCAATGATACGGTACACGTCGTAACGACCCACCCAAACCGGTACCAGTCTTTTGTGCAGACCGCTCCGGACTACGAAGAGCGCGGTACCGTACTGATCGACCGGGTACGGGTGCCCGCCCACGCCAGTGGCCTGCTGGATCAGATTCGGTCCTTCATTGCATATTACCGGGCGGCCCACCGCATAACCCGCCATCAGTCCTACGATCTGGTCGTGGCTTCGTCGTCGCGGTTGTTCACGGCTTTTCTGGGCGCGCGACTGGCGCGCCGGGTGGGAGCTGCGCTGTTCCTCGATATCCGTGATTTGTTCCGCGAAACGATCCTGGAAATGCTCGGCAAGGGACGGGGATTTCGGGGTTTAGCAGGGCAACTCCTCCAGACAGGTCTGGTACCCGTTCTCTGGGCAGTAGAGCGATACACGTTCGGCTACGCCACGCATATCAACCTGGTATCAGAAGGATTCCGGACGTACTTCAGCCCGTTTCGGCAGGCCACATACAGCTACTTTACCAACGGTATTGACGACGCCTTTATGACGATTCCGCCGTCAGAAGCGCCCCTGAGTCGTAGCGGCCCGAAGACTATTCTGTACGCGGGTAACATTGGGGAGGGGCAGGGACTGCACATTGTTATTCCACAGGCCGCCCGGCAGTTGGGCGCGGGGTATCGTTTCGTGGTAATTGGCGACGGTGGTGCCCGGCAGAAGCTGGAAGAGGCTATTCAGCAGGAGGGCGTCAATACGGTAGAGCTTCGGCCACCCGTGGGCCGGCATGAACTGGTGCAGGCCTACCGCACGGCCGATTATCTGTTCGTTCACCTCAATGATCTGGACGCGTTCAAACGGGTGCTGCCATCGAAACTGTTCGAGTACGGTGCGACCGACAAGCCTGTTATAGCGGGGGTAGCCGGCTATGCGGCCCAGTTTGTGCAGACTTACCTGCCTAACAGTCTGTTGTTCATGCCCGGCGATGTATCGTCGCTGGTGACGCTGGTACGCACGACACCGTATCGATTACAGGCCCGCCCGGCGTTTGTGGCGCAGTTCCAGCGACGGACGATTGTTGAGGCTATGGCCCGGCAAATCAGGCAAACGCCCCCGCCCGTCGTAGCCGCTCCCGAGTTAACACAATCATCTTCTTTTGAATCCGGAGTGGTATGA
- a CDS encoding heparinase II/III family protein, which yields MMRPGLVWRTIRHLTGRQLVYQLLNRLRPRPRLQLPQVVPDTRFLTIAPPDKPHSWEASTFTFLNEPVPMPVVDWNYAGHGKLWTYNLNYFDFLNQPRMSLKEGLGLIGQFMARSDTLRDGLEPYPTSLRLINWIQFLSRHQHRDDAINRHLYAQAQLLSRRLEYHLAGNHLLENGFALLTAALYFRQDYWLGRAVALVRTELNRQILDDGGHDERSPMYHQLLLDRLLDVVLALKHETWPDATSHLPFLGKQASLMMAWLEGVTFRNGDVPMVNDAVWGVAPTTSQLRDKARGILMSLTDETLRGQRRRYERGALLHGVTTTGYQMIRRPRYELLADVGAVGPDHQPGHAHADTFSFVLYVDNQPVLVDSGTSTYQAGLRRMWERGTAAHNTVDVMDIHSSEVWAGFRVGRRARVAVTASTSSTLAATHDGYRRLGVTHARTWETGSTQIRVTDQLTTRQGGDKTGVARLHFHSSLPVTIVGNCIRAGSVVIECTSPVTTPVLYLTTYELAEGFNRRRTAPCVAITFARTLETCITLTV from the coding sequence ATGATGCGGCCCGGGCTGGTTTGGCGAACGATCCGGCACCTGACCGGGCGGCAGCTGGTGTACCAGCTGCTGAACCGGTTGCGCCCCCGCCCCCGGCTGCAACTGCCCCAGGTCGTGCCCGATACCCGTTTTCTGACTATCGCCCCGCCCGATAAACCCCATTCGTGGGAGGCCAGTACGTTTACGTTCCTGAACGAGCCGGTCCCTATGCCAGTGGTCGACTGGAATTATGCGGGCCACGGCAAGCTATGGACGTATAACCTGAACTATTTCGATTTCCTGAATCAGCCGCGTATGTCACTGAAGGAGGGGCTGGGTTTGATTGGCCAGTTTATGGCCCGGTCGGACACCCTGCGTGACGGGCTGGAGCCGTACCCAACCTCGCTGCGCCTGATCAACTGGATTCAGTTTCTGTCGCGACACCAGCACCGGGATGACGCCATCAACCGACACCTTTATGCCCAGGCTCAGCTGCTCAGCCGGCGGCTGGAGTATCACCTGGCCGGGAATCACCTGCTCGAAAACGGATTTGCGCTCCTGACGGCCGCGCTCTATTTCCGGCAGGACTACTGGCTGGGGCGGGCTGTTGCACTAGTCCGGACTGAGCTGAATCGGCAGATTCTGGACGACGGTGGTCACGACGAACGCAGCCCCATGTACCACCAGCTGCTGCTTGATCGGCTGCTGGACGTGGTACTGGCACTAAAGCACGAAACCTGGCCTGACGCTACCAGTCACCTGCCGTTTTTGGGTAAACAGGCCAGCCTGATGATGGCCTGGCTGGAGGGCGTTACATTTCGGAACGGCGATGTGCCCATGGTCAACGATGCCGTCTGGGGGGTGGCGCCTACCACTAGCCAGTTGCGTGATAAAGCCAGAGGTATTCTGATGTCGCTCACGGATGAAACGCTCCGTGGCCAACGCCGGCGGTATGAACGGGGGGCGTTGCTGCACGGGGTAACAACGACCGGCTACCAGATGATCCGCCGGCCTCGCTACGAACTGCTGGCCGACGTGGGTGCCGTGGGGCCTGACCACCAACCCGGTCACGCGCATGCCGATACGTTTTCGTTTGTGCTGTATGTGGATAATCAACCCGTCCTTGTGGATAGCGGTACGTCAACGTATCAGGCTGGGCTGCGTCGGATGTGGGAGCGGGGGACCGCAGCCCATAATACAGTTGACGTAATGGACATTCATTCGTCTGAAGTGTGGGCTGGCTTCCGGGTAGGACGTCGGGCGCGGGTCGCGGTAACGGCCAGTACGTCTTCCACACTGGCCGCCACGCACGATGGCTACCGCCGGCTGGGAGTCACTCACGCACGAACCTGGGAAACCGGGTCGACGCAGATCCGGGTCACCGATCAGTTGACGACGCGGCAGGGCGGGGACAAGACGGGAGTGGCGCGGCTGCATTTTCATTCCAGCCTGCCGGTGACGATAGTCGGAAACTGCATTCGGGCCGGTTCGGTAGTCATCGAATGCACATCGCCGGTGACGACGCCCGTGCTATACCTAACGACCTACGAACTGGCAGAGGGTTTCAACCGGCGTCGGACAGCCCCCTGCGTAGCGATTACATTTGCGCGTACCCTGGAAACCTGTATAACCCTGACCGTATGA
- a CDS encoding bi-domain-containing oxidoreductase codes for MKQLVQNLKTGETLLEDVPAPRAGRGQVLIQTTRTLVSPGTERMLVEFGRASLLAKARQQPDRVKQVLEKMQSDGILPTIEAVFRKLGQPLPLGYCHVGRVLAVGEGVTELGIGDRVVSNGAHAEVVCVPQNLVAPIPEGVSDDEAAFTVVGAIGLQGIRLLNPTLGETVVVIGLGLIGLLTADLLRLNGCRVLGLDIDESKLDLARQRGITALNPADTNPVEAVLSLTGGTGADGVVITASAKTDELMAQAARMSRKRGRIILIGVVGLNLSRADFYEKELTFQVSCSYGPGRYDDAYEQQGHDYPLPFVRWTENRNFQAILQLLATGQLAVRSLITEQVPFAGFKAIYGAIGTARSIASLLTYPETADLRPVMVLHDVSYTVGSGTVGLIGAGNFAGATLLPALKAAGANLRTIASAGGLNATLMARKFGVAQSTTDYKQILDDPSIDLCVITTRHNSHARLTVEALRAGKHVFVEKPLAIYADELTTIIDAQQASGRTVMVGFNRRFAPQVQTMKTLLGGPRTAEVPMNVVATVNAGSIPAGSWVHDRAVGGGRLLGEACHFVDLITFLTGSRVVRVCLNAMGQAVTHTTDSASLLLHYENGATGVINYFANGSKAYAKERIEVYSQGRTLVLDNFRKLTGYGFRGFSSQSGRQDKGHFNLMKQLIMKLRGGGTAAPLISFAEIINTTQTMLAALDSQRECRWVDVAGIGLVRTLPVDIAAL; via the coding sequence ATGAAACAACTTGTACAAAATCTTAAAACGGGCGAGACCCTGCTCGAAGACGTACCCGCTCCACGGGCGGGCCGGGGGCAGGTGCTTATTCAAACGACCCGCACGCTGGTGTCGCCGGGTACCGAGCGGATGCTGGTCGAGTTTGGTCGGGCTAGCCTGCTCGCCAAGGCACGTCAGCAGCCCGACCGGGTGAAGCAGGTGCTGGAAAAAATGCAGTCGGATGGGATACTGCCCACCATCGAAGCGGTATTCCGTAAGCTGGGTCAGCCGCTGCCACTGGGCTACTGCCACGTAGGCCGGGTGCTGGCCGTGGGCGAGGGGGTTACAGAGCTCGGCATCGGCGACCGCGTTGTGTCCAACGGAGCCCATGCTGAGGTGGTGTGCGTACCGCAAAACCTGGTGGCGCCCATTCCGGAGGGCGTCAGCGACGATGAAGCTGCGTTTACGGTGGTCGGCGCCATTGGCCTGCAGGGTATCCGGCTGCTCAATCCCACGCTGGGCGAAACCGTAGTGGTCATTGGGCTGGGCCTGATTGGTTTGCTTACTGCCGATCTTCTCCGGCTGAACGGCTGCCGCGTGCTGGGTCTGGACATTGACGAAAGCAAACTTGATCTGGCTCGACAGCGGGGCATTACGGCGCTGAATCCGGCCGACACGAATCCGGTCGAAGCGGTGCTGTCGCTTACCGGCGGTACCGGCGCGGACGGGGTGGTAATTACGGCCTCGGCCAAAACGGATGAGCTGATGGCGCAGGCCGCGCGCATGAGCCGCAAACGGGGCCGTATCATCCTCATTGGTGTGGTGGGGCTGAACCTGAGCCGGGCTGATTTCTACGAAAAAGAACTGACGTTTCAGGTGTCGTGCTCCTACGGCCCCGGTCGCTACGACGACGCCTACGAGCAGCAGGGACACGACTACCCGCTGCCGTTTGTGCGCTGGACCGAAAATCGAAACTTTCAGGCTATTCTTCAACTGCTGGCCACTGGCCAGCTCGCCGTTCGATCGCTGATTACCGAACAGGTACCCTTTGCCGGGTTTAAGGCCATTTACGGCGCGATCGGTACGGCGCGGTCCATTGCGTCGCTGCTCACCTATCCTGAAACGGCCGATCTAAGGCCTGTGATGGTACTGCACGACGTGTCGTATACGGTTGGCAGCGGTACCGTTGGCCTGATTGGCGCGGGTAATTTCGCGGGCGCTACACTGTTGCCCGCGCTAAAAGCGGCCGGGGCCAACCTCCGTACCATTGCCAGTGCGGGCGGCCTTAACGCAACCCTGATGGCCCGGAAATTTGGCGTAGCGCAGAGCACGACCGACTACAAACAAATTCTGGATGATCCGTCCATCGACCTCTGCGTGATCACAACCCGGCACAACAGCCACGCCCGCCTGACGGTAGAAGCGCTGCGGGCGGGGAAGCACGTCTTTGTGGAGAAACCCCTGGCAATTTATGCCGATGAGTTGACGACAATCATCGACGCTCAACAAGCATCGGGCCGAACCGTGATGGTGGGATTCAACCGACGATTTGCGCCCCAGGTTCAGACGATGAAAACGTTGCTGGGTGGCCCGCGCACGGCCGAGGTGCCCATGAACGTAGTGGCTACGGTGAATGCCGGTAGTATTCCGGCCGGCTCGTGGGTGCACGACCGGGCGGTAGGGGGGGGGCGCCTGCTGGGTGAGGCTTGCCACTTTGTCGACCTCATTACGTTCCTGACCGGGAGCCGCGTGGTGCGTGTGTGCCTGAACGCGATGGGCCAGGCGGTTACCCATACGACGGATTCGGCTTCGCTGCTGCTTCACTACGAAAATGGCGCAACGGGAGTGATCAACTACTTCGCCAACGGCAGTAAAGCCTACGCCAAAGAACGTATTGAAGTATACTCACAGGGAAGGACCCTGGTGCTGGACAATTTCAGAAAACTGACGGGCTACGGCTTTCGGGGTTTTTCGAGTCAGTCGGGGCGGCAGGACAAAGGCCACTTCAATTTGATGAAGCAACTGATCATGAAACTGCGCGGAGGAGGCACAGCTGCCCCACTCATTTCGTTTGCCGAGATCATCAACACGACCCAGACGATGCTGGCGGCCCTGGACAGCCAGCGCGAATGTCGGTGGGTAGACGTAGCGGGTATTGGCCTGGTCCGGACCCTGCCGGTCGACATCGCAGCGCTATGA
- the wecB gene encoding non-hydrolyzing UDP-N-acetylglucosamine 2-epimerase → MKILNIVGARPNFMKVAPLHRAFRAYPAIDSKIVHTGQHYDARMSDVFFNQLDLPQPDYYLGVAGGTHTQQTAEIMLKFEEVMTRERPDWVLVVGDVTSTLACALVAVRMGVRVAHVEAGLRSGDRSMPEEINRILTDNLSDLLFVTEQAGLDNLRREGIADAKIRFVGNVMIDSLVHYRQKASELNTVGALGLTPGGYVLMTMHRPANVDAEAGLTSIVQIVADTAPHKTVLFPLHPRTRANLVRFGLMDRLTAIPNVQLLEPQGYLEFLNLMEHAAIVITDSGGIQEETTYLQVPCLTFRDSTERPVTVELGTNQLLVDLNAETVRHHVAAILNGRAKAGVVPPRWDGEAAGRVASILEETSTQ, encoded by the coding sequence GTGAAAATTCTGAATATTGTCGGGGCCCGGCCGAACTTCATGAAAGTGGCTCCGCTGCACCGCGCCTTTCGGGCGTATCCGGCTATTGACTCGAAAATAGTGCATACGGGCCAGCACTACGACGCCCGCATGAGTGATGTATTTTTTAATCAGCTCGACCTGCCCCAACCCGACTACTACCTGGGTGTTGCGGGGGGTACCCATACGCAGCAGACGGCGGAGATCATGCTCAAATTTGAAGAGGTGATGACCCGCGAACGGCCTGACTGGGTGCTGGTGGTGGGCGATGTGACGAGTACGCTAGCCTGTGCACTGGTGGCGGTACGGATGGGCGTTCGGGTGGCGCACGTTGAAGCGGGCCTGCGCTCGGGCGACCGCAGCATGCCCGAAGAGATCAACCGCATCCTGACCGATAACCTGTCTGACCTGCTGTTCGTAACGGAGCAGGCAGGGCTGGACAACCTCCGGCGCGAAGGCATTGCCGATGCGAAAATACGGTTTGTGGGCAACGTCATGATCGACTCGCTGGTGCATTACCGGCAGAAGGCGAGCGAACTCAATACGGTGGGAGCGCTGGGCCTGACACCTGGCGGCTACGTGCTGATGACCATGCACCGCCCCGCCAACGTGGATGCCGAAGCGGGACTGACCAGCATCGTGCAGATTGTGGCCGATACAGCTCCGCACAAAACGGTGCTGTTTCCGCTGCACCCGCGCACCCGCGCCAACCTCGTTCGGTTCGGACTGATGGACCGGCTCACCGCTATTCCGAACGTGCAGCTGCTGGAACCGCAGGGGTACCTGGAGTTCCTGAATCTGATGGAACACGCAGCCATCGTCATTACCGACTCGGGGGGTATTCAGGAGGAGACGACCTATTTGCAGGTGCCCTGTCTGACGTTTCGCGATAGCACCGAGCGGCCCGTGACGGTCGAGCTGGGCACGAACCAGTTGCTGGTCGATCTGAACGCGGAGACAGTCCGGCACCACGTTGCAGCGATACTGAACGGTCGGGCCAAAGCGGGCGTTGTGCCGCCCCGCTGGGATGGCGAAGCGGCTGGCCGCGTTGCCAGCATATTGGAAGAGACCAGTACCCAGTGA